The Prunus persica cultivar Lovell chromosome G7, Prunus_persica_NCBIv2, whole genome shotgun sequence genome has a segment encoding these proteins:
- the LOC18771323 gene encoding uncharacterized protein LOC18771323, which translates to MALSPINPGRRIDQNQHLNHEHPMMEVQRKNDGQLIFCDGCGDPVLGPSYTCNICYEQRRSSFDLHKSCAELPGEIHHPIHRKHPLTLDTSDREKSCSACHQDCISRFSYSCFQCEFNIDLQCASNWRNILDFHDHKFTLHRKPAKLTCEACGEESVSTNIYSTRFIYSKYGTAMYLCSICQLLVHGCCSRLPTHIKTAQHQHRLKLTWSFEDTFPKIQNFCDLCYRNMDKSRAVYYCEHEYCSYVAHNDCATRRYEAVEDSAAADDDDRIISNQIELQINHFSHPHVLALINSDHQDNGGDDDDDDRIITCNGCMRPITKVDAFYSCTKQESSCSFFLHTACAQSPKKMHLATIIGQDLELHPRTHSIGGVFKCLLCYTFGQGFVYLYEINSIFGIDLQCAILWKQKSLKHEAHFHTLQFNKNNESTYKCRGCGTSKILHWFSCRRCDFHLCFSCVKLPPTARHKYDNHPLKLTYNSVENELDEYYCEICEGKRDPGLWFYSCSDCDFDCHPHCILGRYPQVKLGDSYKHPTHPHLVTLVDKRKSEIPSDKRERILPCKKCSQPCERLVFECSKCKINFHIKCYIM; encoded by the exons ATGGCTCTGAGTCCGATTAATCCAG GGAGAAGGATTGATCAGAATCAACATTTGAATCACGAGCATCCCATGATGGAAGTGCAGAGGAAGAATGATGGTCAACTTATTTTCTGCGATGGGTGCGGTGACCCAGTGCTTGGGCCTAGCTACACTTGCAACATTTGTTACGAACAGCGTAGAAGTAGCTTCGATCTCCATAAATCATGCGCCGAGCTACCGGGTGAGATCCACCACCCGATCCACCGCAAGCACCCACTTACTCTTGACACAAGCGACAGGGAAAAGAGTTGCAGTGCATGTCATCAAGATTGCATCTCGAGGTTCAGTTACAGTTGTTTCCAATGTGAGTTCAACATTGACCTCCAATGTGCTTCCAATTGGCGCAACATTCTTGACTTTCATGACCACAAATTCACCCTTCATAGGAAGCCAGCGAAATTAACTTGTGAAGCCTGCGGCGAAGAAAGTGTTAGTACTAATATTTACAGTACTAGATTTATTTACAGTAAATATGGCACCGCCATGTACCTCTGCAGCATCTGCCAGCTCCTGGTCCATGGATGTTGTTCTAGGTTACCAACCCACATCAAAACGGCCCAGCACCAACACCGCCTAAAGCTCACCTGGTCGTTTGAAGATACTTTCCCGAAAATCCAAAATTTCTGTGACCTCTGTTATAGAAACATGGACAAAAGCCGCGCAGTTTATTATTGTGAACATGAATATTGCAGTTATGTCGCCCACAATGACTGCGCAACACGACGTTATGAGGCAGTTGAAGATAGTGCTgctgctgatgatgatgatagaATAATCAGCAACCAAATTGAGTTGCAAATCAATCACTTCAGCCATCCACATGTCTTAGCCCTCATCAATAGTGATCATCAAGATAatggtggtgatgatgatgatgatgatagaATAATCACTTGTAATGGCTGCATGCGACCCATCACCAAAGTGGATGCCTTTTATAGCTGTACAAAACAAGAGTCGTCGTGCTCTTTCTTTCTACATACAGCTTGTGCACAGTCACCTAAAAAGATGCATTTGGCAACTATCATTGGCCAGGACTTGGAACTCCATCCAAGGACTCATTCGATTGGTGGGGTGTTCAAGTGTCTTCTTTGTTATACGTTTGGCCAAGGCTTCGTATACCTTTATGagattaattcaattttcggCATTGACCTTCAGTGCGCTATTCTATGGAAGCAGAAGTCTCTTAAACATGAGGCTCATTTTCACACCCTCCAgtttaacaaaaacaatgaaagcACTTATAAATGTAGGGGTTGTGGCACTTCTAAAATTTTGCATTGGTTCAGTTGTAGGAGATGCGACTTCCATCTCTGTTTTTCATGTGTTAAATTACCACCTACAGCAAGGCACAAGTACGACAACCATCCTCTCAAGCTCACCTATAACAGTGTTGAAAACGAGTTAGATGAATATTATTGTGAAATATGCGAAGGCAAACGAGATCCCGGACTCTGGTTCTACTCCTGCTCGGATTGTGACTTCGATTGTCATCCTCATTGCATTCTCGGGAGGTATCCGCAAGTCAAGTTAGGAGATAGTTACAAGCATCCGACTCACCCACACCTTGTCACCCTTGTTGACAAGAGAAAGAGTGAAATTCCTTCCGATAAGAGAGAGCGGATTCTTCCTTGTAAGAAGTGTAGTCAACCTTGCGAACGATTGGTGTTTGAATGTTCTAAGTGTAAAATAAATTTCCACATAAAATGTTATATTATGTGA
- the LOC18770838 gene encoding uncharacterized protein LOC18770838, translating into MGRGRGKGKKQSIIAVREDPGSGEEERIPPNRRRGRPHKPLKEDIGEGEEAQKTEDVEEAKIYVSSKDMKNQSAIENGRKRKRSAQVKENIKSVKEDKNVETKSSLDDSTKSVGFRQNGSRRKNKPHRAAEAGVQCK; encoded by the coding sequence ATGGGTAGAGGTAGAGGTAAAGGGAAGAAACAAAGCATTATTGCTGTTCGTGAGGATCCTGGAAGTGGTGAAGAGGAGAGGATTCCACCAAACAGGAGAAGAGGAAGGCCACATAAACCATTGAAGGAAGATAttggagaaggagaagaagctcAGAAGACAGAAGATGTTGAGGAAGCAAAAATTTATGTTTCTAGCAAAGACATGAAAAACCAATCTGCCATAGAGAAtggaaggaaaaggaagaggtcTGCTCAggtcaaagaaaatataaaatcagtCAAAGAGGACAAAAACGTTGAAACAAAATCAAGTCTTGATGACTCGACAAAGTCCGTTGGATTCCGACAAAATGGGAGTAGGCGGAAAAACAAGCCTCACCGAGCTGCTGAAGCTGGTGTTCAGTGCAAATGA
- the LOC18769775 gene encoding transcription termination factor MTEF18, mitochondrial — protein sequence MTHLQKLRVASILKWVSLSFYENHLRSSATPFQPIGSFSNAESPRLYRTKRASEDKDSENLDKSSTGDEKNAGRISSSIKKEAEAALLDYLHGTRGLQFMDAENMSKNSPHFLDKLLKRVDSEKDILMKKNNKKEIGREISRFLRYHPINEFEPFFESLGLKPSEYFPLLQRSLMFLSDDKLLVHNYTVLCHYGIARNKIGKIYKEATEVFQYDFEVLLSKLKAYEKLGLSQPTLIKFLVASPYLLIGDVNVEFVKALENLKSIGFETNWIEGNLSADSSYNWSQMLEVLRLFSEMGCSNEHLGELIGQHPYILFEGSGGRTISLIGLLLKFGSTKSQLCSMFLQFPQIPVVKFISNLRQCILFLNEIEMKVSEIGKIVHSHPLLLGSISLKKANSLLNILNTGKTRLCRYIQENPQELKNWVLGKRVDPFPSSGENRISKTQRTKFLLDIGFVDNSNKMKKALRGKGGELQERFDCIVKAGLSQEDVCEMIKVSPQILNQTKDVIELKIDFIVNQLGYPLSSLLTFPRYLSHKIERVQHRIFMYNWLKDHGTADPGLSLNTIISCSDTYFIKYYVNRHPSGPQVWQDLENEIYSKSKY from the coding sequence ATGACCCATTTGCAGAAACTCAGAGTGGCATCTATTCTCAAATGGGTTTCTTTAAGTTTTTATGAGAACCACCTTAGATCATCAGCAACCCCATTTCAGCCAATTGGGTCTTTCTCCAATGCCGAAAGCCCTAGACTTTACAGAACAAAAAGGGCTTCTGAAGATAAAGATTCAGAAAATTTGGATAAGTCCTCGACTGGTGATGAAAAAAATGCTGGTCGAATATCTAGTTCCATTAAAAAAGAAGCGGAAGCTGCATTGCTGGATTATTTGCATGGTACAAGAGGGTTACAGTTCATGGATGCAGAGAATATGAGTAAAAACTCGCCGCATTTTCTGGACAAACTTTTGAAACGGGTTGATAGTGAAAAAGATATTCTCatgaaaaagaataataaaaaagaaattgggcGAGAAATTTCCCGGTTCTTGAGGTACCACCCTATTAACGAATTTGAGCCTTTCTTTGAAAGCTTGGGTTTGAAACCTTCTGAgtattttcctcttcttcaacgTAGTTTGATGTTTTTGTCTGATGATAAGTTGTTGGTTCACAATTATACTGTTCTATGTCATTATGGGATTGCACGCAATAAGATAGGAAAGATTTACAAGGAAGCGACAGAAGTCTTTCAATATGATTTTGAGGTTTTGCTATCAAAACTTAAAGCTTATGAAAAACTCGGTCTTAGCCAACCTACTTTGATTAAGTTTCTTGTTGCTAGTCCTTATCTTTTAATTGGGGATGTAAATGTGGAATTTGTTAAGGCATTAGAAAACTTGAAGAGTATTGGATTTGAAACCAATTGGATTGAGGGGAATTTATCGGCAGATAGTTCTTATAATTGGAGCCAGATGCTTGAAGTACTAAGGTTGTTTAGTGAGATGGGTTGCAGCAATGAGCATTTGGGTGAATTGATTGGCCAGCAcccatatattttatttgagggttCAGGGGGAAGGACAATTTCACTAATTGGATTGTTACTGAAATTTGGATCCACAAAGAGCCAGTTATGTTCAATGTTTCTACAATTTCCACAGATTCCAGTTGTGAAATTCATTTCAAATTTGAGACAGTGCATTTTGTTCCTGAATGAGATTGAGATGAAGGTTTCAGAGATTGGGAAGATTGTCCATTCCCATCCCCTGCTACTGGGCTCgatttctttgaaaaaagcTAACAGCTTACTCAATATCTTGAACACTGGGAAGACACGATTGTGTAGATACATCCAGGAGAACCCACAAGAATTgaagaattgggttttgggcAAAAGAGTTGATCCATTTCCAAGCTCAGGAGAAAACCGTATATCAAAGACACAAAGGACTAAGTTCTTGTTAGATATAGGATTTGTAGACAActcaaacaaaatgaaaaaagcgCTTCGAGGAAAGGGAGGGGAGCTTCAAGAAAGATTTGACTGCATTGTGAAAGCTGGTTTGAGTCAGGAGGATGTCTGTGAAATGATTAAAGTAAGCCCTCAAATTCTTAACCAGACGAAGGATGTCATTGAATTGAAGATTGATTTTATTGTAAATCAATTGGGTTATCCCCTGTCATCCTTGTTGACCTTCCCAAGATATCTTTCCCATAAAATTGAAAGGGTCCAGCATAGGATATTCATGTACAATTGGCTCAAAGATCACGGAACAGCTGATCCTGGGCTTTCCTTGAACACTATTATTTCTTGCTCAGAtacatattttataaaatattatgtAAATCGTCATCCTAGTGGTCCTCAAGTTTGGCAGGATCTGGAGAACGAAATTTATTCCAAATCCAAGTACTAA
- the LOC18770136 gene encoding transcription termination factor MTEF18, mitochondrial → MLMTRLQKLTTASVLKWVSSSFAENHLRLSRTPLKPIFPNVQTLRLYSSRRGLETENSVNLENTLTSNGENAARISRVIIKEAQAALLDYLHCTRGLQFMDAENMSKNSPHFLEKLLRRVDNENEDEVGWSIARHLRYHPINEFEPFFESLGLKPSEYVPYLPRSLMFLTDDGLLLHNYTVLCRYGIARNKIGKIYKEAIEVFQYDFEVLPSKLQAYEELGISQSALIKFIVASPYLLIGDVNAAFVEVLEILKSSGFETCWIEENLLEEHSYNWSRMLEVLHWFSEKGCSDEQLGVLIGQHPDILFEGSGRTTFSLIGFLLKFGFTMSQIYSMFLQFPKIQVMKFVLNLRNCFLVFNKIEMEVAEIGKIIRSHPLLLGSIAIKKTNTLLTGLNVGKKRLSRYIQENPEELKNLVLGRRVEPLPAAEEDQISKAQKLEFLLDKGFVENSNKMTAALKVFRGKGTELKERFDCIVNAGLDRKDVCKMIEVSPQILNLKKGVIEKKIDFLVNHLGYPISSLASFPSYLSYRTERVKFRVFMYNWLEGQGVVGPRPALSTIVAMSDAKFLKVYVNHHPTGPQVWKDFKSKFYS, encoded by the coding sequence ATGCTCATGACCCGTTTGCAAAAACTCACAACAGCATCTGTTTTGAAATGGGTTTCTTCTAGTTTTGCTGAAAACCACCTTAGATTATCAAGAACCCCACTTAAGCCAATTTTCCCCAATGTCCAAACCCTTAGGCTTTACAGTTCAAGAAGAGGTCTTGAAACTGAAAATTCTGTAAACTTGGAGAACACTCTGACGTCCAATGGAGAAAATGCTGCTCGAATTTCTCGAGTTATTATAAAAGAAGCACAGGCTGCGTTGTTGGATTATTTGCATTGTACTAGAGGCTTGCAGTTCATGGATGCAGAAAATATGAGTAAAAACTCGCCACATTTTCTTGAGAAGCTGTTGAGAAGGGTGGataatgaaaatgaagatgaaGTTGGGTGGTCAATTGCCCGGCACTTGAGGTATCACCCTATTAATGAGTTTGAACCTTTCTTTGAGAGCTTGGGCTTAAAACCTTCTGAGTATGTTCCTTATCTTCCTCGTAGTTTGATGTTCTTGACTGATGATGGTTTGTTGCTTCATAATTATACTGTTTTGTGTCGTTATGGGATTGCACGCAATAAGATAGGAAAGATTTATAAAGAGGCAATAGAAGTCTTTCAATATGATTTTGAGGTTTTGCCATCAAAACTTCAGGCTTATGAAGAACTAGGTATCAGCCAATCTGCTTTGATTAAGTTTATTGTTGCTAGTCCTTATCTTTTAATTGGGGATGTGAATGCTGCATTTGTTGAGGTATTGGAAATATTGAAGAGTTCTGGATTTGAAACCTgttggattgaggagaattTGTTGGAAGAACATTCTTATAATTGGAGCCGGATGCTTGAAGTTCTACATTGGTTTAGTGAGAAGGGTTGCAGTGATGAGCAGTTGGGTGTACTAATTGGTCAGCACCCagatattttatttgagggatcagGGAGAACAACATTTTCACTAATTGgattcttattgaaatttggaTTCACTATGAGCCAGATATATTCAATGTTTCTGCAGTTTCCAAAAATTCAAGttatgaaatttgttttgaatttgaggAATTGCTTTTTGGTCTTTAATAAGATTGAGATGGAGGTTGCAGAGATCGGGAAGATTATCCGTTCTCACCCCCTGTTACTGGGTTCAAttgctataaaaaaaaccaacacctTACTTACTGGATTGAACGTCGGAAAGAAGCGCCTGTCTAGGTACATACAGGAGAACCCAGAAGAATTGAAGAATTTGGTTTTGGGTAGAAGAGTTGAGCCACTTCCAGCAGCCGAAGAGGACCAAATATCAAAGGCACAGAAGCTTGAGTTCTTGTTAGACAAAGGTTTTGTAGAGAACTCAAACAAAATGACAGCAGCACTAAAGGTATTTCGAGGCAAAGGAACCGAGCTTAAAGAAAGATTTGATTGCATTGTGAATGCTGGTTTGGATCGCAAGGATGTCTGTAAAATGATTGAAGTATCCCCGCAAATACTTAACCTGAAAAAGGGTGTGATAGAAAAGAAGATTGATTTTCTTGTAAATCATTTGGGTTACCCCATATCATCTTTGGCGTCCTTTCCATCATATCTTTCCTATAGAACTGAAAGGGTCAAGTTTAGGGTATTCATGTACAATTGGCTCGAAGGTCAAGGAGTGGTAGGCCCTAGGCCTGCTTTGAGCACTATTGTTGCAATGTCAGATGCTAAATTTTTGAAGGTATATGTAAATCATCATCCTACTGGTCCTCAAgtttggaaggatttcaagagTAAATTTTATTCCTAG